AGTGTCAAAGCACCGGATAGCTCCGGTGCTTTTTTACGTGTTGTTTTTATTCGGAGACGGTGCGGCGCTCGCGGAACAACAGGCTGATGCAGTAAAGTCCTGCTAAACCGACCAAAGAATATACGATGCGGCTTAAGAAAGATCCTTCCCCGTTGAACAGTGCGGCCACAAGATCCCATTGGAACAATCCAACCAAAAGCCAGTTGATAGCACCGATGATAACAAGAATAAGGGCTAAGCGATCCATATTTCTTCATCTCCTTTCTGTACCTGTACCCTCATTATGTCCATTTTTATACGAGATAATCAGAAAGGAGACAGCTTGTATTAGCCTGTTATTTCTTATTCAAGCGAGGCCTGATCATCCAATCAAAAAAACGGGGAAAAGCATGGGATAGAACTACCCCAAAATTCATGTATCGTGGAATGGTAACTTCTGCTTCTCTGGTGCGGCATATACGAAGCAATGCTTCGGCAACTGATTCCGGGGTAACCATAAAGCGTTCAACACTACGCTGATAGCTTCCGCTTGGATCTGCCCGCTGAAAAAAAGGTGTTCGCACAGGCCCGGGGTTTATGGTCGAGACGGATATGCCGCTGCCTTTTAATTCTTCACGTAGACTTTGCATGAATCCGATTACGGCAAATTTGCTGGCCGCATATCCACTTGATTTTGGTGTGGCGAGCTTGCCTGCAACAGAAGCAACGGTAACAATCTGCCCGTTTCTTTGAGTGAGCATATGAGGAAGCACAGCTCGTATACAGCGCACCACGCCAAAATAATTTACATTCATCATACCTTCAATATCTTCGGGCGAAGTGTCGCTGAACGGTAAGAATACTCCATACCCAGCATTGTTAATCCAGATGTCGATCTGGCCGTATTGTGCGATGATTGCGGTTGTCGTATCCATAATCTGCTGCTCGTCCGTTATATCTACTGCATAAAAGCTTGTTTTAGGCGCGTATCTTTTCAATTCTTCTGCAAGCGTACGCAGTGCCTCTGTAGAACGAGCAAGCAGCACCGGGGTAGCTCCGCTTCTGGCCGCAAGCTGTGCAGTTGCACGACCAATACCGCTTGAGGCGCCTGTAATCACGATGATTTTATTTTCTAAGGATGCCATTCATCCACCTCCTTTTCCATAGGTTTGACATGGGAGAGACAATCCCTGCCTCTATGTGAAAAAATCCAGTATCAGACATTTTACAGTATATGTAACATTTCGCTTCTAGGCGAATACACTATACGAAGAACATCTCCAGGGGAGGGATTCGAATGGAATTCGAAAAGCAGGTAGCCTTGATAACCGGGGGCGCAAGCGGACTGGGGAAGAAAGCGGCACAGTTATTGTGTGAACGCGGCGCACATGTAATCATTGCTGATATTAACGAAGAACAGGGGCAGCATGCGGTATCTGGGCTAAGAGAAGCGGGAGGACGTGCGGAATTCATCGAGGTCCATGTAGGTGATGAAGCTTCTGTGCAGGCATTGCTGTCACAAGTAACAAAGCAAGAAGGAAGGCTCGATATACTGATTAACAATGCAGGCATTACGCGTGATGGTATGCTGCATAAAATGCCGAAAGAAAAATGGGATCAAGTCATCGAGATTAATCTTACGGGTGTCTACCTATGCACGAAAGCTGCGGTTCCGTTAATGCTAGCAAATGGCTACGGTCGAATTATCAATACGTCTTCTGTTGTGGGCTTATATGGAAACATCGGACAGACGAATTATGCGGCCACAAAGGCGGGCGTGATAGGTCTAACGAAGACATGGGCCAAAGAGCTTGGCGGCAAAGGCATTACCGTAAATGCAGTGGCGCCAGGTTATATTCGTACACCGATGCTTGATAATGTACCAGAAAAAGTTCTCGACATGATGCGTCGTAAAGTTCCAGTACAGAGGTTAGGTGAAGCGGAAGATATTGCGCGTGCTTATCTCTTC
This window of the Aneurinibacillus sp. REN35 genome carries:
- a CDS encoding DUF378 domain-containing protein, with the translated sequence MDRLALILVIIGAINWLLVGLFQWDLVAALFNGEGSFLSRIVYSLVGLAGLYCISLLFRERRTVSE
- a CDS encoding SDR family oxidoreductase, which translates into the protein MASLENKIIVITGASSGIGRATAQLAARSGATPVLLARSTEALRTLAEELKRYAPKTSFYAVDITDEQQIMDTTTAIIAQYGQIDIWINNAGYGVFLPFSDTSPEDIEGMMNVNYFGVVRCIRAVLPHMLTQRNGQIVTVASVAGKLATPKSSGYAASKFAVIGFMQSLREELKGSGISVSTINPGPVRTPFFQRADPSGSYQRSVERFMVTPESVAEALLRICRTREAEVTIPRYMNFGVVLSHAFPRFFDWMIRPRLNKK
- the fabG gene encoding 3-oxoacyl-ACP reductase FabG; this translates as MEFEKQVALITGGASGLGKKAAQLLCERGAHVIIADINEEQGQHAVSGLREAGGRAEFIEVHVGDEASVQALLSQVTKQEGRLDILINNAGITRDGMLHKMPKEKWDQVIEINLTGVYLCTKAAVPLMLANGYGRIINTSSVVGLYGNIGQTNYAATKAGVIGLTKTWAKELGGKGITVNAVAPGYIRTPMLDNVPEKVLDMMRRKVPVQRLGEAEDIARAYLFLASPYSSYINGAVLSVDGGLTL